One region of Gammaproteobacteria bacterium genomic DNA includes:
- a CDS encoding chemotaxis protein CheW, giving the protein MRAIAEQEPLLIFRVGPVLCCARVHDVDSIVVPQKFTYFPGQSEDIAGVFKYRTHTVSVVKLRAKFGLPDHDNEESGRIIMAYTRHGLTGFWADEIEEITSGYEDNLAAPPMYSDGNVFDKTLIWNEHIVLHTDFDALYAMKDARPLSAWLDENAGEEQAHQSADIVALSERTFTETDAEEVHVDSSVAEMVSTTEAATVDPSVQAIPIDDIQNAHPDPERENLSETVEAQASVTEAATTVVDQVATDETDQNNAAIPHTTALHAPVTGLNTSAITDTQFHEALDALDGQTEPMSFDESVEEVSEFSISAISQAAQDEDFEHEEEYAAQDSGESALFVATQEDVADEDSLLASSSFSESQTASKDFNQTPVSVETRVENETEAEFDTDIGTEAKSDVTFSLERETFDFKSPVSAKNSVLDEDHIRAPAYAPDPVRTTDSEAHDRVAVPRSIFPPVRFVASASALVLVAAIAGYVIFSNESAEDVTHVAPVAIQESVEEPAIDEDLQPLTPVEESSETLANAGDGDSMAPVEDVVEAKESTASVEVEEVAAIEATEESEPPAIEADVEVAMQDEAIEVASTPVLSSSPTPLEPLQPQPSPVWGIHTISDGDTLWALAGRYLNNPYRYPDLVHWNKISNPNLIFPGDQVKYKKEKKGGK; this is encoded by the coding sequence ATGAGAGCTATTGCAGAACAGGAACCATTGCTAATTTTCCGTGTTGGCCCCGTGCTTTGTTGCGCACGCGTGCACGACGTGGATTCTATCGTTGTCCCTCAAAAATTCACTTATTTCCCTGGTCAATCAGAGGATATCGCCGGCGTTTTCAAATACCGTACACATACCGTCTCGGTCGTAAAGCTGCGGGCCAAGTTTGGCTTGCCCGACCATGATAATGAAGAAAGCGGCCGAATTATCATGGCATATACCCGGCACGGTTTGACCGGGTTCTGGGCCGATGAAATTGAAGAGATTACCTCAGGTTATGAAGACAATCTCGCTGCGCCGCCAATGTATAGTGATGGCAATGTATTTGATAAAACGCTGATCTGGAACGAGCATATCGTTTTGCATACCGATTTTGACGCCTTGTATGCGATGAAAGATGCACGTCCATTATCTGCCTGGCTTGACGAAAACGCTGGGGAAGAACAGGCCCATCAAAGTGCTGACATCGTTGCATTGTCGGAACGTACCTTTACTGAGACCGATGCAGAAGAAGTACACGTGGATAGCAGTGTCGCTGAAATGGTGTCAACTACTGAGGCTGCTACTGTTGATCCTTCCGTACAAGCAATTCCGATTGACGACATACAGAACGCGCATCCAGATCCAGAGCGTGAGAACCTTAGTGAAACAGTTGAGGCACAAGCGTCGGTCACCGAGGCTGCTACTACCGTAGTCGACCAGGTGGCCACGGACGAGACTGATCAAAACAATGCGGCGATTCCGCACACAACGGCTTTGCATGCCCCAGTAACTGGCCTGAATACCTCAGCCATTACTGACACGCAGTTCCATGAGGCTTTAGATGCCCTGGACGGTCAGACAGAGCCCATGTCGTTCGACGAATCTGTAGAAGAAGTGTCTGAATTTTCTATTTCTGCGATATCTCAAGCCGCGCAAGATGAGGACTTCGAACACGAAGAAGAATACGCCGCGCAAGATTCTGGTGAATCTGCGTTATTTGTTGCGACGCAGGAAGACGTCGCTGATGAAGACTCACTGCTAGCGTCTTCGTCATTTTCTGAGTCTCAAACGGCGAGCAAGGATTTCAATCAGACGCCTGTCTCAGTTGAAACGCGAGTTGAAAACGAAACCGAAGCTGAGTTTGATACCGATATTGGGACTGAAGCAAAAAGCGATGTCACATTTTCACTGGAACGCGAAACCTTCGATTTTAAATCGCCGGTTTCGGCAAAGAATTCCGTGCTCGATGAGGATCATATACGTGCGCCAGCATACGCGCCAGATCCCGTAAGGACCACTGATAGTGAAGCTCACGACAGAGTTGCTGTACCAAGGTCAATATTCCCACCGGTACGTTTTGTTGCCAGTGCCTCAGCACTGGTGCTGGTAGCAGCGATTGCCGGTTACGTCATTTTTAGTAACGAAAGTGCTGAAGATGTTACACATGTTGCGCCTGTCGCAATTCAGGAAAGCGTAGAAGAACCAGCTATAGATGAAGATCTGCAACCGCTTACACCAGTAGAAGAATCATCGGAAACGCTAGCGAATGCCGGTGACGGAGATTCAATGGCGCCTGTAGAAGACGTTGTTGAGGCGAAAGAAAGCACTGCTTCTGTTGAAGTAGAAGAAGTTGCCGCAATTGAAGCCACCGAGGAAAGCGAACCTCCAGCGATAGAAGCCGATGTCGAAGTCGCTATGCAGGATGAGGCAATAGAAGTTGCGAGCACACCAGTGTTAAGCAGTTCGCCAACACCTCTGGAGCCCTTGCAACCACAACCTTCTCCTGTATGGGGCATACATACGATAAGCGATGGTGATACCCTATGGGCACTCGCTGGTCGGTATCTCAATAATCCTTATCGCTACCCTGATCTTGTGCATTGGAATAAAATAAGCAACCCAAATCTGATCTTTCCAGGAGATCAGGTAAAATACAAAAAAGAGAAAAAAGGCGGAAAATAA
- a CDS encoding cadherin-like beta sandwich domain-containing protein produces MTVVIAGCDGDTFTATEIPQLKPDVIPTLAGIQLSRGELSPEFNSLVFSYKSTLPNSADSISITPFLPSGAVIDVHINGNAADLENGNTVSLAEGDNVVSITLKKKNAVLRSYNLTITRETVANVNLTSLSLSTGELSPSFNTATTEYSASVTSDVMEMMLTANTEDPEASLTINGVVSQSGVESAPVSLIEGSNIINVAVTASDRVQQKIYRIVVVRAKDPANSAYLMSLSHSAGSLDQTFSSNLTYYSSTVANSVSSTSITATAMNSNAFISLNGATILSGVASTAQNLAVGDNLFTISVSASGNDTLNYVLVIKRLASANADLSDLNLSTGAISPIFSSATTTYTQTVSNSEASVAITAISAHADATLSINGSSISSGVASTSLALNVGDNIFNVQVLAQDKTVKTYSIVVTREGSSNADLSALSLSSGAFDQAFDPGTLAYTQTVLNAVNSTTVTASVADSAAALKVNNVSVPSGAASTPISLAEGQNTVNVTVVAQNGSIKNYFIVINRDLASQSSDATLADLSLSSGSLDTSFAPLSLNYTQTVTNATSSLTVTPTASDSNAVVEVNGSGVTSGTSSTSIPLSIGSNVISVPVKAQAGNIKTYTIVVNRLGSSDSSLSTLTFSTGGLTPIFNSSTLSYTHVVSNATTSLTVTPTVNDANAKVRVNDISLTSGSTSAPIALNVGENIVTVLVIAQDNSTSTYTIVVSRQGSSNADLSSLLASTGGFSPSFDSATTSYTQSVAFATTSVDITPTLADANASVTVNGFAVTSGGTKTVVLAVGVNVINVIAKAQDGTLKTYTMTITRAGNNNADLSALVLSTGAISPAFDSATLAYTQSVSNAVTNVDVIATLADTNATMTVESYAPSSGTTVSVPLLVGANIIDVTVTAEDGSTVKVYQVTITRAQSNNANLSNITLSSGALDQVFSSATTTYTHTVSNIQSTISAVAILEDGSASIKINGVSVASGQAKSISLVVGDNVVTFDVTAQDGTTTKAYMLTVTRLSNVGDLSNLTASTGPFDQAYDLSVHTFTQTVANTVTNVTITPTAMNSAASITVNSLPVLSGTASDPISLSVGSNVIDVDMIAQDGSLHKDVIVIDRLGSNNAQLSDLLLDSGAYTPVFSNTTFVYDQTVSSATTSVTVTPTVSAPTSTVSVNGVDVTSGTASAPINLKIGENTIYVLVSAQDGSKQLYRTTITRTGSTDNTLSALSASTGVFDQVFDAATLLYTQTVSNAVNNVSITPTVNDANATVTVNGITVTSGSASTAIALGIGDNVIPVAVTAQNGSNKVYTVEISRQGSLDADLASMSFSTGALTPVFDPATTAYTQLVSNATTSTDITPTVNDANAFVSINGAPVTSGTASTQTLNIGTTAFSVVATAQQGNTKTYTVNITRKSTNADLRNLVLSVGGMDQAFDANTTAYTRTVGFATTSLTVTPTVDDTNATLTVNSIGVSSGTASGAIGLGLGDNVITVVVTAQDGNTKTYSITVTRASNVATLSGLSTSSGAISPVFSSVTLAYTQTVANGITTTTVTPTATDSNATIEVNGVPVSSGSASGAIGLNIGENVITIAVRAQDNTLKSYSLVVRRLGSNDATLASLTASSGAFDQTFDPAVTTYTTTVPFTTTSATVTPTVNDLNATVKVNAVSVTSGTASAPMSLSLGDNIFSVSVTAQDGTLKTYTVIMTRSGSSNATLSNLVASTGVFLQAFSSGTTTYTQTVAETTTNVSLTPTVSDINATVAVNGTSVISGTASPSINLSIGTNIINTVVTAQDGSVKTYVVIIFRNGSGDATLSGLTASLGAFGQTFDPAVTVYTKTVTFGVTGTTITPTTTDANATVKVNDVGVVSGTASGNIGLAVGDNIISVIVTAADNSTKTYTVIITRNASNNADLSSLTITAGTLSPSFSSATTSYTATVSNATTSLNASATISDSGATMTINSIAKASGEILAVALNVGVNNINFVVTASDSSTRTYTVAVTRLSNNANLASLSVTGGAIDQTFDPALTSYTVTVGYLVNSLQVTATVEDTGVSSMTMNSVALSDGVVSSNLVSLAVGANTGAVSLMVTAQDGTTKTYTIDVARDDVSTFAQQAYAKANDAASANPGATSATYEALSAGSSMPLAAMKVAISGNYMVVGNRAAYGDQGIAYVYYRDPTTNNWSQQATLLGNNTEAGDHFGAAVAIDGDTIAIGAPKERGGIGGINAPDNNSNPASYAAGAVYVFQRSGTTWIHQAKLKEPDGNINIKFNEFGSSVAVSGNVVTVGVPLEESSSTVITDMNVSAAPIDKLAAESGAVYAFLRTGTTWAYEAHIKVSSGVGGDRWGHDIAMDGNTLAVSSILNNGGTGAVAVFVRDSLTATWTQQGGILTAPAPSSNDLFGWSVDINANTIVVGAPLEDTTAADSGAVMAYLRTGTTWAWQANIKSSVADAGDHFGKDVSLAGDTLVVGAPMEDSNAMGISGMPNTNDDINNPSSTAEHGAANIFIRSGTTWTQTAYIKAYNTGQTDKFGAAVAIDGDTVGIAAPLEDADHVSVSNPQPATDNDLRSNSGAVYIFK; encoded by the coding sequence GTGACGGTTGTAATAGCCGGTTGCGACGGCGACACATTTACTGCTACTGAAATTCCTCAGCTAAAGCCTGACGTTATTCCCACTCTGGCGGGAATACAACTATCTCGTGGTGAGTTGTCGCCGGAATTTAATTCACTCGTATTCTCCTACAAATCCACATTGCCAAACAGCGCGGACAGTATTTCGATTACACCTTTTCTACCGTCGGGCGCCGTTATTGATGTGCACATAAACGGGAATGCTGCTGATTTGGAAAACGGCAATACGGTATCGCTGGCTGAAGGCGATAATGTAGTCAGCATAACGCTGAAAAAGAAAAATGCCGTGTTACGTAGTTATAACCTGACGATAACTCGTGAAACAGTGGCCAATGTCAATTTGACCTCTCTGTCACTGAGCACTGGAGAGTTGTCTCCCTCATTTAACACCGCAACAACCGAATACAGCGCAAGCGTTACGTCGGATGTTATGGAGATGATGTTGACGGCAAACACGGAAGACCCGGAAGCATCATTGACCATCAACGGGGTAGTGTCTCAGAGTGGAGTTGAAAGCGCGCCGGTATCATTGATAGAAGGCAGCAATATTATCAATGTTGCGGTGACCGCTAGCGATAGGGTGCAACAAAAAATCTATCGTATCGTGGTAGTCCGAGCGAAGGATCCTGCCAACTCGGCCTATCTGATGAGCCTGTCGCATTCAGCCGGAAGTTTAGATCAAACTTTCAGCTCCAACCTGACGTATTACTCCAGTACTGTGGCCAATAGTGTAAGCAGTACCAGCATTACCGCAACTGCGATGAACAGCAATGCGTTCATAAGTCTTAATGGTGCGACGATATTATCTGGGGTAGCCAGTACAGCACAGAATCTGGCAGTTGGTGACAACCTTTTTACAATATCCGTCAGCGCAAGTGGTAACGATACCTTAAACTATGTATTAGTTATTAAGCGATTGGCCAGCGCAAATGCGGATCTGTCAGACCTAAACCTTTCTACTGGGGCAATTTCACCGATTTTCAGTTCCGCCACGACGACATACACACAGACTGTTAGCAATAGCGAAGCAAGTGTAGCGATTACAGCGATTTCTGCACATGCGGACGCGACTCTATCAATAAATGGCAGCAGCATTTCCTCAGGTGTGGCAAGCACTTCCCTGGCGTTAAATGTGGGTGATAACATTTTCAATGTACAAGTATTGGCTCAGGACAAAACCGTTAAAACGTATAGTATTGTTGTCACGAGAGAAGGAAGTAGCAATGCCGATCTTTCCGCGCTGAGTCTGTCTTCTGGCGCATTCGATCAGGCGTTTGATCCAGGCACGCTAGCCTATACCCAAACGGTATTGAACGCGGTCAATTCGACAACAGTAACCGCCAGCGTCGCTGATAGTGCAGCAGCATTGAAGGTCAATAATGTTAGCGTTCCTTCTGGCGCTGCCAGTACGCCAATCAGCCTTGCAGAAGGACAGAATACCGTTAATGTCACCGTGGTAGCGCAGAATGGATCAATAAAAAATTACTTTATCGTGATCAATCGAGATTTGGCATCTCAAAGTAGCGATGCCACGCTTGCGGATCTCAGCTTATCTTCCGGTTCACTGGATACTTCCTTTGCGCCGCTGAGTCTCAACTATACACAGACAGTCACCAATGCGACATCATCATTAACAGTAACGCCGACAGCCAGTGATTCCAATGCCGTTGTGGAGGTTAACGGCAGTGGCGTAACTTCGGGGACTTCGAGTACCAGCATTCCCTTAAGTATCGGTTCAAATGTCATTTCCGTGCCAGTAAAAGCCCAGGCGGGAAATATCAAAACATATACTATTGTGGTAAATCGTCTTGGCAGTAGCGACTCGAGCCTGTCAACGCTGACGTTCAGCACTGGAGGCTTAACGCCAATATTCAACAGCTCGACGCTCTCGTATACACATGTGGTTAGCAATGCCACAACATCGCTGACTGTAACACCAACAGTCAACGATGCGAACGCCAAAGTCAGAGTGAATGACATTTCGCTGACTTCCGGCAGCACCAGTGCGCCAATCGCCTTGAACGTCGGAGAAAACATCGTAACCGTATTGGTGATTGCACAGGATAACTCGACCAGTACATACACAATTGTCGTTTCTCGCCAGGGTAGTAGTAATGCGGATTTGAGTTCATTGCTTGCGTCAACCGGCGGATTTAGTCCGTCGTTTGACTCTGCCACAACTTCATATACGCAGTCGGTCGCGTTTGCAACAACAAGTGTGGATATTACGCCAACGCTTGCGGATGCCAATGCGTCGGTGACAGTAAATGGATTTGCGGTGACCTCAGGTGGCACAAAGACTGTTGTGCTTGCCGTAGGTGTAAATGTTATTAATGTGATTGCCAAGGCTCAAGATGGTACGTTAAAGACGTATACCATGACCATTACCCGAGCAGGAAATAACAATGCGGACCTCAGTGCATTAGTCCTGAGTACTGGCGCTATTAGTCCGGCATTTGATTCTGCAACCTTGGCTTATACGCAATCGGTATCAAACGCGGTCACTAATGTTGATGTTATAGCGACCTTGGCGGATACCAATGCAACTATGACGGTGGAGAGTTACGCGCCAAGCTCCGGGACAACCGTCAGCGTCCCCTTGCTCGTCGGCGCAAATATCATTGACGTAACGGTAACCGCCGAGGATGGCTCTACGGTCAAGGTATACCAGGTAACGATTACTCGCGCACAAAGTAATAATGCAAACTTGTCGAATATTACCTTGTCCAGCGGCGCATTGGACCAGGTGTTTTCGAGCGCTACAACAACATATACTCACACCGTTTCAAATATACAGAGCACGATTTCCGCAGTAGCCATCTTGGAAGATGGTTCGGCCTCGATAAAGATAAACGGCGTGAGTGTTGCGTCAGGACAGGCGAAATCCATTAGTTTGGTGGTTGGTGACAACGTCGTGACGTTTGACGTCACAGCACAAGATGGTACGACTACAAAAGCATATATGCTTACTGTTACACGGTTGAGTAATGTTGGTGATTTATCTAATTTGACCGCCTCAACCGGTCCATTTGATCAGGCTTACGATCTCAGTGTTCATACGTTTACACAAACAGTTGCCAATACCGTAACGAACGTAACGATTACTCCCACAGCAATGAATAGTGCTGCGTCAATCACGGTCAATAGCTTGCCAGTACTTTCCGGAACCGCAAGCGATCCAATATCACTGAGTGTCGGCAGCAATGTAATCGATGTCGACATGATTGCGCAGGATGGTTCGTTACACAAAGATGTCATTGTCATCGACAGGCTGGGTAGTAATAATGCGCAACTGTCGGATCTCTTACTTGATAGTGGCGCATATACACCCGTCTTCAGTAATACAACGTTTGTTTATGATCAAACCGTCAGTAGCGCAACGACTAGTGTCACTGTTACGCCGACAGTCAGCGCTCCAACATCAACGGTCAGCGTCAATGGTGTTGATGTGACATCGGGCACTGCCAGCGCGCCAATAAATTTGAAAATCGGCGAAAATACGATTTATGTTTTGGTGAGTGCGCAGGACGGAAGCAAACAGCTCTATCGTACAACTATCACCCGCACCGGAAGTACAGACAATACCTTGTCCGCACTGAGCGCTTCTACCGGTGTTTTTGATCAAGTGTTTGATGCAGCAACATTGCTCTATACCCAAACGGTTTCTAATGCTGTGAATAACGTTTCCATTACGCCTACAGTAAACGATGCCAATGCCACAGTGACGGTCAACGGAATAACGGTGACATCAGGCTCTGCCAGCACGGCTATCGCGCTGGGAATAGGCGATAATGTCATTCCAGTTGCTGTAACCGCGCAGAATGGCAGTAACAAAGTCTATACTGTCGAGATTAGTCGTCAGGGTAGTCTGGATGCAGATTTAGCGAGCATGAGTTTCTCTACGGGCGCTCTTACACCGGTTTTTGATCCTGCTACGACAGCATATACCCAACTGGTGAGCAACGCGACGACATCGACAGATATCACGCCAACAGTTAACGATGCCAATGCATTTGTTAGCATAAATGGCGCGCCGGTAACATCGGGAACAGCGAGCACTCAGACATTGAATATCGGTACGACCGCCTTTAGTGTGGTGGCTACCGCGCAACAAGGAAATACCAAGACCTATACCGTTAATATCACGCGTAAGAGTACGAATGCGGATCTACGCAATCTGGTATTGTCAGTAGGCGGCATGGATCAGGCATTTGACGCGAATACCACAGCCTACACACGCACAGTGGGTTTTGCTACGACTAGCCTGACAGTGACGCCAACGGTCGATGATACAAACGCTACACTCACCGTAAATAGTATTGGCGTCTCTTCTGGGACAGCAAGCGGGGCGATCGGGCTGGGATTAGGTGATAATGTTATCACTGTTGTGGTAACGGCACAGGATGGCAACACCAAAACATATAGTATCACCGTTACCCGGGCGTCGAATGTTGCAACGCTTTCAGGTCTTAGTACTTCAAGTGGCGCAATCAGTCCTGTCTTTAGTTCAGTTACGCTAGCCTATACGCAAACCGTCGCCAATGGCATTACAACGACTACTGTCACACCGACGGCGACTGACTCAAATGCCACAATTGAGGTCAATGGCGTACCGGTAAGCTCCGGCTCGGCAAGCGGCGCAATCGGTCTGAATATTGGGGAAAACGTAATTACTATTGCCGTTCGTGCTCAGGACAATACGCTCAAAAGTTATTCGCTAGTTGTGCGTCGCCTGGGTAGCAATGACGCGACATTAGCAAGTCTCACTGCATCCAGCGGTGCTTTCGATCAGACGTTCGATCCGGCAGTAACAACTTATACCACTACCGTGCCGTTCACTACGACGAGTGCGACGGTCACACCAACGGTTAATGATTTGAATGCAACAGTTAAAGTAAACGCCGTGTCAGTAACATCTGGCACGGCAAGCGCGCCGATGTCGCTGAGTCTCGGGGACAATATCTTTAGTGTTTCCGTCACCGCGCAGGACGGAACCTTAAAGACTTATACGGTCATCATGACCCGTTCTGGCAGCAGTAACGCAACGCTGTCTAATCTTGTCGCTTCTACCGGCGTGTTCCTACAGGCATTTAGTTCAGGTACTACAACGTATACACAGACCGTAGCTGAGACAACGACGAATGTAAGCTTGACGCCTACTGTCAGCGATATCAACGCAACTGTTGCTGTGAACGGTACGAGCGTGATTTCGGGCACGGCAAGTCCATCTATTAATCTGAGTATCGGGACCAATATCATCAATACGGTTGTCACGGCTCAGGATGGAAGCGTTAAAACCTATGTTGTGATAATTTTCCGCAATGGAAGTGGTGACGCTACCTTGTCTGGGTTGACTGCATCGCTTGGCGCCTTCGGTCAGACATTTGATCCGGCGGTGACGGTGTACACCAAGACAGTAACCTTTGGTGTAACCGGTACAACGATTACGCCAACGACCACTGATGCAAATGCGACTGTCAAGGTGAATGATGTTGGCGTGGTTTCAGGTACGGCGAGTGGCAATATCGGTCTTGCGGTAGGTGATAATATCATTTCAGTCATCGTTACTGCCGCTGATAATTCGACCAAGACTTATACTGTTATCATTACACGTAATGCGAGTAATAATGCAGACCTAAGCAGCCTGACAATAACGGCGGGCACATTGAGTCCATCATTTAGTAGTGCGACGACCAGCTATACAGCCACCGTTTCCAATGCAACGACGAGTCTCAATGCCTCAGCAACTATCAGCGATAGCGGCGCGACCATGACGATAAATAGTATTGCCAAGGCATCAGGGGAAATTCTAGCGGTTGCGCTAAATGTTGGCGTGAACAATATCAACTTTGTAGTGACCGCATCGGATTCCAGCACCAGGACTTATACGGTTGCGGTTACGCGTCTAAGCAATAATGCGAATCTGGCGTCGCTTAGTGTTACAGGTGGGGCCATCGATCAGACTTTTGATCCAGCGTTAACATCGTATACCGTCACTGTTGGCTATCTCGTCAACTCTCTACAGGTGACGGCAACTGTCGAAGACACCGGCGTGTCATCGATGACGATGAATAGCGTGGCCTTGAGTGACGGCGTTGTGTCTTCGAATCTGGTTAGTCTCGCAGTCGGTGCGAATACCGGCGCCGTTAGCCTGATGGTTACTGCACAGGATGGTACGACGAAAACCTATACCATCGACGTCGCACGTGATGATGTGAGTACGTTTGCGCAGCAGGCCTACGCCAAGGCGAATGATGCTGCATCGGCCAATCCTGGCGCCACTTCGGCCACCTATGAAGCGCTGTCAGCAGGTTCGAGCATGCCGTTGGCCGCTATGAAGGTAGCCATCTCAGGAAACTACATGGTGGTCGGTAATCGCGCGGCCTATGGCGATCAGGGTATTGCATACGTGTATTATCGTGACCCGACAACCAATAACTGGAGTCAGCAGGCCACCTTGCTTGGCAATAACACAGAGGCAGGCGATCATTTCGGCGCCGCCGTTGCGATTGATGGCGATACGATTGCTATCGGCGCACCAAAAGAACGTGGCGGCATAGGCGGTATAAACGCGCCAGACAATAACAGTAATCCTGCAAGTTATGCGGCCGGCGCTGTTTATGTATTCCAGCGTAGCGGAACGACCTGGATACATCAGGCCAAATTGAAAGAACCCGACGGCAACATCAATATCAAGTTCAATGAATTTGGATCCTCAGTGGCAGTATCTGGCAATGTAGTCACGGTCGGCGTGCCACTGGAGGAGAGTAGCAGTACCGTCATAACGGATATGAATGTCAGCGCAGCGCCAATAGACAAACTCGCTGCTGAATCCGGCGCTGTCTATGCGTTCTTGCGTACTGGAACGACCTGGGCCTATGAGGCGCACATAAAAGTATCCAGCGGTGTTGGTGGTGATCGCTGGGGACATGATATTGCGATGGACGGAAATACGCTTGCTGTAAGCAGCATTTTGAATAACGGAGGCACCGGTGCGGTGGCAGTATTTGTGCGTGATTCGCTTACTGCGACCTGGACGCAACAAGGCGGTATACTGACGGCCCCCGCGCCATCCTCAAATGATTTGTTTGGCTGGTCTGTCGATATCAATGCGAATACCATCGTCGTTGGCGCTCCGCTGGAAGATACTACGGCGGCAGATTCCGGTGCAGTTATGGCTTATTTGCGTACGGGCACAACCTGGGCATGGCAGGCTAATATTAAATCCAGTGTTGCGGATGCCGGTGACCACTTCGGTAAAGATGTCAGTCTCGCAGGAGATACCTTGGTAGTCGGTGCGCCAATGGAAGACAGCAATGCGATGGGAATTAGTGGAATGCCAAACACTAATGACGATATCAATAACCCGAGTTCAACCGCGGAGCACGGTGCCGCAAACATATTTATACGCAGCGGCACAACATGGACGCAAACTGCCTATATCAAGGCATATAACACCGGACAGACAGATAAGTTTGGCGCTGCGGTCGCAATCGATGGTGATACGGTTGGTATTGCGGCCCCTCTGGAAGATGCGGATCATGTATCGGTCTCTAATCCGCAGCCGGCGACAGACAATGACTTAAGAAGTAATAGTGGCGCGGTCTATATCTTCAAATAA
- a CDS encoding GNAT family N-acetyltransferase, which translates to MSHANFIYELNSNQTDTLVALYQNEFWCHTRTRPDVDKMLKNTDIVIGAIDENSKLIGFVCILTDFVYKATIYDLIVHPHWRNQKLGQQLMEAVMNHPKLHGVEHFDLHCLPEMIPFYEKWGFTAELGELGFMRRFQPA; encoded by the coding sequence ATGAGTCACGCCAATTTTATATACGAACTGAATAGTAATCAGACCGATACCCTGGTAGCGCTATACCAGAATGAATTCTGGTGTCATACGCGTACACGTCCTGACGTGGACAAAATGCTGAAGAATACCGATATCGTGATTGGCGCGATAGATGAGAATAGTAAATTAATCGGCTTCGTATGCATACTCACCGACTTTGTATACAAGGCGACGATTTATGATTTGATCGTGCATCCCCATTGGCGAAACCAGAAGCTGGGGCAACAGTTAATGGAAGCCGTGATGAACCATCCCAAACTGCATGGCGTAGAACATTTTGACTTGCACTGTCTGCCAGAAATGATTCCGTTTTACGAAAAATGGGGATTTACTGCCGAATTGGGAGAGCTCGGTTTTATGCGCAGATTTCAACCCGCTTAG